A window of Actinomycetota bacterium genomic DNA:
GGGTGGCCGTGTCCCTGACCCAGGACGTCGCCGTCCGGAAGCTGGCCGAGCGCGACCACAACGTCGTCCACTGGTCGGAGTTCGACCGCGGCGGCCACTTCGCCGCCATGGAGGCCCCCGAGTTCCTGGTCGGCGACGTGCGGGCGTTCTTCCGTACACTCCGCGCCGTATGAGCGCCCAGGCGACCGGCACCGCGCTCGGGCGGCGCGCCCGCAACCGCGCGCTGCTCGAGCGCCAGCTCCTCCTGCGCCGGGTGCGGCGGCCCGCCGCCGAGGTGGTCGAGCACCTGGTGGGCCTGCAGGCCCAGGAGCCCCGCGACCCCTATGTCGCGCTCTGGACCCGCCTGGAGGACTTCGACCCGGACGAGCTGGGCGGCCAGGTCGCCGGCCGCCAGATGGTCCGCGGCCCGCTCATGCGGACCACCCTCCACCTGGTCAGCGCCCGCGACTGCCTGACCCTGGCTCCCCTGCTCCGCCCGGTGCTGGAACGCAACTACTGGACCGGCAGCCCGTTCGGCCGCAAGGTCAAGGGCGCCGACCTCGACGCCGTGCTCGCCGCCGGCCGGGCCCTGCTCGACGAGCGGCCCCGGACCAACGCCCAGCTCCGCGCCTTGATGGCCGAGCGCTGGCCGGACTACGACGCCACCTCGCTGGCCTACGCCGTCCACCACCTGGTCCCGGTGGTCCAGGTCCCGCCCCGCGGCGTCTGGGGCCAGAAGGGCCTGCCCACCTGGGCCACCACCGAGCACTGGCTCGGCCGCCCGCTCGACCCCGCCCCCTCGATCGACCAGGTCGTCCTGCGCTACCTGGCCGCCTTCGGCCCGGCCGGCACCATGGACGTCCAGACCTGGTCCGGCCTGACCCGCCTCCGCGAGGTCACCGACCGCCTCCGCCCCCAGCTGCAGGTCTTCCGCAGCGAGGCCGGCCGGGAGCTGTTCGACCTCCCCGACGCCCCCCGCCCCGACCCCGACACCCCGGCCCCGGTCCGCTTCCTCCCCCAGTACGACAACGTGCTCCTCTC
This region includes:
- a CDS encoding winged helix DNA-binding domain-containing protein; protein product: MSAQATGTALGRRARNRALLERQLLLRRVRRPAAEVVEHLVGLQAQEPRDPYVALWTRLEDFDPDELGGQVAGRQMVRGPLMRTTLHLVSARDCLTLAPLLRPVLERNYWTGSPFGRKVKGADLDAVLAAGRALLDERPRTNAQLRALMAERWPDYDATSLAYAVHHLVPVVQVPPRGVWGQKGLPTWATTEHWLGRPLDPAPSIDQVVLRYLAAFGPAGTMDVQTWSGLTRLREVTDRLRPQLQVFRSEAGRELFDLPDAPRPDPDTPAPVRFLPQYDNVLLSHADRSHIAAATAASWPSDDLHWSSLLVDGSVAGVWRLARDGKAATLTVRLFGTQNSQTQAEVAEEGDRLLGFLAPDAEPREVRLGAAG